A window of the Brumimicrobium sp. genome harbors these coding sequences:
- a CDS encoding YjjG family noncanonical pyrimidine nucleotidase — protein MALQIIFEELHLEKYIDGFDNFLATYRKINSQLWREYNKGKLTKEKLRQSRFRDTLKSFGIDNVSLGNLIEEKYVSISPRQTHLFPNTHEVLQELLEAGYQLSIITNGFTEVQYVKLKNCGLERYFSSILCSEEIGLNKPHPKVFYEALNRAKARISQSVMIGDDLISDVKGAENIGMRAVLFDPMERYKSEFPRVRELQEVPELIINLR, from the coding sequence TTGGCTTTACAAATTATATTTGAAGAACTACATTTAGAAAAATATATTGATGGTTTTGATAATTTCTTAGCAACATATAGAAAAATTAATAGTCAATTATGGCGAGAATATAATAAAGGAAAACTAACCAAAGAAAAATTGCGTCAATCCCGTTTTAGAGACACATTAAAATCGTTTGGTATTGATAATGTTTCACTAGGTAACCTTATTGAAGAAAAATATGTTTCTATTTCACCTCGTCAAACACATTTATTTCCAAATACCCACGAAGTTTTACAAGAATTGTTAGAGGCTGGATATCAGTTGAGCATCATAACGAATGGGTTCACTGAAGTACAGTATGTTAAGTTAAAAAACTGTGGACTAGAGCGTTATTTTTCGAGTATATTGTGTAGTGAAGAGATTGGCTTAAATAAGCCACATCCAAAAGTGTTTTATGAAGCATTAAATCGTGCGAAAGCTAGAATTTCACAATCTGTTATGATTGGTGATGATTTAATTAGTGATGTGAAAGGGGCAGAAAACATAGGGATGAGAGCTGTTCTTTTTGACCCTATGGAAAGATATAAGTCAGAATTCCCCCGTGTTCGTGAGTTACAAGAAGTTCCTGAGTTGATTATAAATTTACGTTGA
- a CDS encoding IS3 family transposase, translated as MVGINRQYYYRSFWLINEKREVASQVIEMVNNVRIKMPRIGTKKLYFLLKEELKGLHVGRDKLFDILRANHMLVIPRKNYHITTNSHHRFHKYKNIVENLEITKPEQVWVSDITYIEGRGNGYLALVTDAYSKRIMGYDLSNSLATEGALRALKMACKNRIYKNHPLIHHSDRGIQYCSNKYQECLKRKNIRPSMTESYDPYANAVAERVNGILKDEFLLENYKADIQTMKKIVKESIEIYNNQRPHLSCELLTPSKMHMQRTIKRKTYKKTSVKLASQKF; from the coding sequence TTGGTCGGGATAAATAGACAATACTATTATCGTAGTTTCTGGCTTATAAATGAAAAACGAGAAGTCGCTAGCCAAGTTATTGAAATGGTTAATAATGTACGTATAAAAATGCCTAGAATAGGTACTAAGAAGCTTTATTTTCTTTTAAAAGAAGAATTAAAAGGTCTTCATGTGGGTAGAGATAAACTTTTTGATATTCTTAGAGCAAATCATATGTTAGTAATTCCAAGGAAAAACTATCATATCACAACTAATTCTCATCATCGATTTCATAAATATAAAAATATTGTAGAGAATTTAGAAATAACAAAACCAGAACAAGTATGGGTATCAGATATAACTTATATTGAAGGAAGAGGTAATGGTTATTTAGCTCTAGTAACGGATGCTTATTCAAAGAGGATAATGGGGTATGATTTATCAAATAGCCTTGCAACAGAAGGTGCTTTAAGAGCTCTTAAAATGGCCTGTAAAAATCGTATATATAAGAATCATCCTTTGATTCATCATTCTGATAGAGGAATACAATATTGTAGTAATAAATATCAAGAATGTCTTAAAAGGAAAAATATTCGACCTAGTATGACTGAAAGCTATGATCCGTATGCAAACGCGGTAGCTGAAAGAGTAAATGGAATATTAAAGGATGAGTTTTTATTGGAAAATTATAAAGCTGATATTCAAACAATGAAAAAAATTGTAAAAGAATCTATTGAAATCTATAATAACCAAAGACCACATCTGTCATGTGAATTGTTAACACCAAGTAAAATGCATATGCAAAGAACTATAAAAAGAAAAACTTATAAAAAAACTTCTGTGAAGCTAGCTTCACAGAAGTTTTAA
- the nth gene encoding endonuclease III, whose product MTKKEKAAYIMEELDKLYPNPPIPLDHIDEYTLLIAVLLSAQCTDIRVNQITPTLFKKANNPYDMIKLSVEEIREIIKPCGLSPRKSQAIFELSHILIDKHQGKVPSNFEDLEALPGVGHKTASVVMSQAFGFPAFPVDTHIHRMLHRWGISNGKNVEQTERDAKAIFPENSWNKLHLQIIYYGRNQSPARSPKLSIDYITKAIGNKDILKEYKS is encoded by the coding sequence ATGACAAAGAAAGAGAAGGCAGCCTACATCATGGAAGAATTAGATAAACTCTATCCAAATCCTCCTATTCCATTAGATCATATAGATGAATACACCTTGTTAATAGCCGTGCTTCTCTCAGCACAATGCACCGACATACGTGTAAACCAAATCACTCCCACCCTATTTAAAAAAGCCAATAATCCGTATGATATGATTAAACTTTCTGTTGAGGAAATTAGAGAGATTATTAAGCCATGCGGACTTTCGCCACGTAAATCACAAGCAATATTTGAACTCTCACATATCCTTATTGATAAGCATCAAGGAAAGGTACCCTCAAACTTTGAAGACTTAGAGGCATTACCAGGTGTAGGACACAAAACTGCCTCCGTAGTGATGTCTCAAGCTTTTGGATTCCCAGCCTTTCCAGTGGATACTCATATTCACAGAATGCTACACCGTTGGGGTATTTCAAATGGAAAAAATGTAGAACAAACGGAGAGAGATGCAAAAGCTATCTTTCCAGAAAATAGTTGGAATAAGCTACACCTTCAAATCATCTATTATGGAAGGAATCAATCTCCTGCCCGTAGCCCTAAACTAAGTATTGATTATATTACTAAAGCTATTGGCAATAAAGATATATTAAAAGAATATAAGAGCTAA
- a CDS encoding transposase has translation MDKSKNQYIKRTQKDYSMSFKLAVVKEVESGEISTEAVMRKYGIQSHSTILNWRRKFGIFDLKNSSNSIFMKTPQQRIQELEQKLRLLESKNDFLEEQLMKAEDKAYILDKLIDIAEKEYMLPVRKNSFPDQSKKQTKKGKGQ, from the coding sequence ATGGATAAATCTAAAAATCAGTACATTAAACGTACACAAAAAGATTACAGCATGTCTTTTAAATTAGCTGTAGTTAAAGAAGTTGAAAGCGGAGAAATTAGTACCGAAGCAGTAATGCGAAAGTACGGTATACAATCTCATAGTACAATTTTAAATTGGAGAAGGAAATTTGGTATCTTTGATTTAAAAAACAGTTCTAATTCTATATTTATGAAAACACCACAACAAAGAATCCAAGAGTTAGAGCAGAAATTACGGTTATTGGAATCAAAGAATGATTTCTTAGAGGAACAATTAATGAAAGCCGAGGATAAAGCTTATATTTTGGATAAGCTTATAGACATAGCAGAAAAAGAATATATGCTTCCTGTAAGAAAAAACTCCTTCCCCGATCAATCAAAGAAACAAACAAAGAAAGGCAAAGGTCAATAG
- a CDS encoding UDP-N-acetylmuramoyl-tripeptide--D-alanyl-D-alanine ligase: MQELFQLFYKCSGISTDTRKITKDSLFIALKGENFDGNEFALKAIEEGAKYAIVQNKDIALQHVNIQYTPNTLVFLQKLAEYHRNQFQIPVIGITGTNGKTTTKEFIAAVLSKKYNVLYTQGNLNNHIGVPLTLLNLTNKHEIAIIEMGASKLGDIKELTDIAHPNYGIITNIGQAHIEGFGSVENIIQTKTELYRAIEEVKGTIIYNKKDQILLKHLPANCTYATYGSDNADITGEVINLTPQVNFQWKRESYSSPILHTQIIGKYNFNNLLAAITFGHLFHVESVLINAAIEDYIPSNNRSQLKETEKNTLIMDAYNANPTSVHSALENFANIETDKNKMFILGDMLELGSNTNQYHKDIISESKKLKLQGIFVGSIYHKIAQEDKDILAFPSTQEAQQFLSLASPKGNLILLKGSRGIGLEKLVEIL; the protein is encoded by the coding sequence ATGCAAGAATTATTTCAATTATTCTATAAATGCTCGGGTATTTCCACAGATACCCGAAAAATCACAAAAGATTCATTGTTCATTGCCCTAAAAGGTGAAAATTTTGATGGGAATGAATTTGCTTTAAAAGCCATAGAAGAGGGAGCAAAATATGCTATCGTACAGAATAAAGATATAGCCCTACAACATGTAAATATTCAATACACGCCAAATACACTCGTTTTTCTACAAAAATTAGCTGAATATCATCGCAATCAATTTCAAATCCCAGTTATTGGAATAACAGGAACAAATGGTAAAACCACCACAAAGGAATTTATTGCAGCAGTATTGAGTAAGAAATATAATGTTCTTTATACCCAAGGAAATTTAAATAATCATATTGGAGTTCCTCTTACCCTACTCAACTTAACAAACAAACATGAAATTGCAATCATTGAAATGGGAGCCAGTAAGTTAGGTGACATCAAAGAACTTACAGATATTGCTCACCCAAATTATGGTATTATCACAAACATAGGTCAGGCACACATTGAAGGATTTGGAAGTGTTGAGAATATTATACAAACAAAAACAGAACTATATCGTGCTATTGAAGAGGTAAAGGGAACTATCATTTATAACAAAAAAGACCAAATCTTACTAAAGCACTTACCCGCCAACTGCACCTACGCAACCTATGGTTCAGATAATGCAGATATTACCGGAGAAGTTATAAATCTCACTCCCCAAGTTAATTTCCAATGGAAAAGAGAAAGTTACTCCTCACCTATTCTTCATACACAAATCATAGGAAAATACAACTTCAATAATTTATTAGCTGCTATAACATTTGGGCATCTTTTTCATGTAGAGTCAGTACTTATAAATGCTGCAATTGAAGATTATATCCCTTCCAATAATCGTTCACAGTTAAAAGAAACAGAAAAAAACACATTGATTATGGATGCATATAACGCAAATCCCACAAGTGTTCATTCTGCGCTTGAAAACTTTGCAAATATCGAAACCGATAAAAATAAAATGTTTATACTCGGTGATATGCTAGAATTAGGATCTAATACAAATCAATACCACAAAGATATTATTTCAGAAAGTAAAAAATTAAAACTGCAAGGAATCTTTGTGGGAAGTATTTATCACAAAATTGCTCAAGAAGATAAAGATATTTTAGCTTTTCCATCAACACAAGAAGCACAGCAATTTCTTTCTTTAGCCTCTCCTAAAGGGAATTTAATCTTATTAAAAGGTTCCCGAGGAATTGGATTAGAAAAACTTGTAGAGATACTTTAA
- a CDS encoding PorP/SprF family type IX secretion system membrane protein: MLKKKLYIFATIAISLIVSGLNSKAFAQDPQFSQFYANPIYLNPAFAGSHGCPRFALNYRNQWPSLSGTFVTYSASYDQFFKAIAGGIGVIVTHDQQGKGTINHSTLSFIYNYHLKASRKFTLMFAGKATWNQKFLDWDKLTFGDMIDPRRGFIYATGDVPRGGTRGFFDVSAGIVGYTDIIYFGVAAYHLNMPNESMIVGKSPMPMRFVGHLGANIALGGKSQYSNQTSILPNIIFQYQQGFMELMLGTYIKYGIFTAGVWFRSRDAFITSIGIDTGTFKIGYSYDVTVSKLNNMVSGGSHEVSMGINLNCKSRTPSFRTISCPSF, from the coding sequence ATGCTCAAAAAGAAGTTATATATATTTGCGACTATTGCTATATCATTGATTGTTAGCGGATTAAATAGTAAAGCGTTTGCCCAAGACCCTCAATTTTCACAGTTTTATGCAAATCCTATTTATTTGAATCCAGCTTTTGCTGGTAGTCACGGTTGTCCGAGATTTGCGTTGAACTATAGAAATCAATGGCCATCACTTTCAGGAACCTTTGTTACCTATTCGGCTTCATACGATCAATTCTTTAAAGCAATTGCAGGTGGTATCGGTGTGATTGTTACCCACGACCAACAAGGGAAGGGTACGATTAATCATTCTACATTAAGCTTTATTTATAACTACCATTTAAAGGCAAGTAGAAAATTCACATTAATGTTTGCTGGGAAAGCTACATGGAATCAAAAATTCTTGGATTGGGATAAATTGACTTTTGGAGATATGATTGACCCTCGTCGTGGTTTTATCTATGCTACAGGTGACGTGCCAAGAGGAGGAACTCGTGGTTTCTTTGATGTTTCCGCTGGGATTGTGGGATATACAGATATTATCTATTTTGGTGTGGCTGCTTACCACTTAAATATGCCTAACGAATCTATGATTGTTGGAAAGAGTCCTATGCCTATGCGTTTTGTAGGGCATTTAGGTGCTAACATCGCTTTAGGTGGAAAATCTCAGTATTCTAACCAAACATCTATTTTACCAAACATTATCTTCCAATACCAACAAGGATTTATGGAGTTGATGTTAGGTACTTATATTAAATATGGAATATTCACTGCCGGTGTTTGGTTCCGTTCTCGCGATGCATTTATTACCTCTATTGGTATTGATACAGGAACTTTTAAGATTGGTTATAGCTACGACGTAACTGTTTCCAAATTAAATAATATGGTGTCAGGGGGTTCACATGAAGTGTCTATGGGTATTAACTTGAATTGTAAATCAAGAACCCCTAGCTTTAGAACAATCTCCTGTCCTTCTTTTTAA
- a CDS encoding glucosaminidase domain-containing protein, whose amino-acid sequence MQKRHFILSFFLLIILSFNVKALTIEEYINEWKDVAIYQMQEHKIPASITLAQGILESSSGNSPLAKNANNHFGIKCHGWTGKKYYQDDDAKDECFRKYDNAMQSYEDHSLFLVNRSRYAFLFNYEQTDYISWAKGLKQAGYATLPIYAEKLIELIERYQLNQFDQPQGLIAQEEIITVTTPEVNKENNQKIKKEEIKKEELQEQSSVQNSNIQVEVGVTTISSHNVYTNENKTKYVKANKHDTFYQIAKEFGINVNQMRKWNDFPKDKDLLTEGEKIYIMRKKTSLSKELKEIDLSTHTEPWRIAQEYGVQLQSLIQKNKSIISQYALNIE is encoded by the coding sequence ATGCAAAAAAGACATTTCATACTATCGTTTTTTTTATTAATCATACTTTCATTTAATGTGAAGGCATTAACTATTGAAGAATATATTAATGAATGGAAGGATGTTGCAATATATCAGATGCAAGAGCATAAAATTCCGGCTAGTATTACCTTGGCACAGGGTATATTAGAAAGTAGTTCAGGAAATTCTCCCTTGGCAAAGAATGCAAATAATCATTTTGGAATCAAATGTCATGGATGGACAGGTAAAAAATACTATCAGGATGATGATGCAAAGGATGAGTGTTTTAGAAAGTATGACAATGCTATGCAGTCTTATGAAGATCATAGTCTCTTTCTAGTAAATCGTTCACGCTATGCCTTTTTATTCAATTATGAACAAACTGATTATATTTCTTGGGCAAAGGGGCTAAAACAAGCAGGATATGCAACTTTACCTATATACGCAGAGAAATTAATTGAGTTGATTGAACGTTATCAACTGAATCAATTTGATCAACCACAGGGTCTTATAGCTCAAGAAGAGATAATAACAGTAACTACACCTGAAGTAAATAAAGAAAATAATCAAAAGATAAAAAAAGAAGAGATTAAAAAGGAAGAGTTACAGGAACAATCGAGTGTACAAAATTCGAATATTCAGGTGGAAGTTGGAGTAACAACCATCTCTTCTCACAATGTATATACCAACGAAAATAAAACTAAATACGTTAAAGCTAATAAACATGATACTTTCTATCAGATAGCTAAAGAATTTGGAATCAATGTGAATCAAATGCGTAAATGGAATGACTTCCCAAAAGATAAAGATTTATTGACCGAGGGAGAGAAGATATATATTATGAGAAAGAAAACGAGCCTTTCTAAAGAATTAAAAGAAATTGATTTAAGCACCCACACTGAACCATGGAGAATTGCACAGGAATACGGAGTTCAATTACAATCATTAATACAAAAAAACAAATCTATAATTTCTCAATACGCATTAAATATAGAGTGA
- a CDS encoding SUMF1/EgtB/PvdO family nonheme iron enzyme — protein MKININNMRQFKRWFTVITVVALASCSREVSNTTGWDYNNPGMGGFQKVPYVDQETGPGLILVQGGTFTMGRVDDDVMFDWNNRPRRVTVSSFYMDQTEVTNFNWLEYLYWIRRAYQSYPMIYKNALPDTLVWRSPLSFNEKYVDYYLRHPAYRDYPVVGVSWLQANDYCNWRTDRVNEYILIREGILNFNINQADEATFNTEAYLNGQYEEEVRQLLTDLNPTNATGPKKKDLGKRIVRMEDGILLPRYRLPTEAEWEFAYYGLIGNLRGDGSEVISDRRYYPWDGHYVRQDLKAFQGKIRANFVRGRGDYMGVAGALNDGGDVTVPVDSYWPNDNGLYNMAGNVAEWVLDVYRPLSSEDFDEFRPFRGNVFQTKVLNNEGAVDFKNFQVEYDVHGMKEYLNAFERVRYQRVSADKHDPNDTVISRGIMKHNESANPVAEGYSPDPYFVSHNFVKDSMELDIIAKINKVLDKAIEFKNDKFNTEASMYIQEQLYDGIFADEIRVGPMGEEYAFEIISMIRDGFNDYIINTPGKLKYRDVVEEENIGRLNYRRADYIDYVDGDIESSIYYDDTQRKNDINQDRRDPDLIMYQSQFEEYDLKGGQLKPGGNDRTAWPTTLVSNKSRVFKGGSWRDRAYWIVGGNRRFLDEDKSTDYIGFRCAMDRVGSPVGINAKNKKDKKRGY, from the coding sequence ATGAAAATTAATATCAATAATATGCGACAATTCAAACGATGGTTCACAGTAATTACTGTAGTAGCCTTAGCTTCTTGTTCAAGAGAAGTATCGAATACTACTGGATGGGATTATAATAATCCTGGTATGGGTGGATTCCAAAAAGTTCCTTATGTTGATCAAGAAACTGGTCCCGGACTAATCTTAGTTCAAGGAGGTACGTTCACTATGGGACGTGTGGATGATGATGTTATGTTTGATTGGAATAACAGACCAAGAAGAGTAACTGTATCTTCATTCTATATGGACCAAACAGAGGTTACTAACTTTAATTGGTTAGAATACCTTTATTGGATTAGAAGAGCCTACCAAAGTTATCCAATGATTTATAAGAATGCATTGCCAGATACATTGGTATGGAGATCTCCATTGTCATTTAATGAAAAATATGTAGATTACTATCTACGTCACCCTGCATATAGAGATTATCCTGTTGTAGGAGTTTCATGGCTACAGGCTAATGATTATTGTAATTGGAGAACAGACCGTGTAAATGAATACATCCTAATTAGAGAAGGTATTTTAAACTTTAACATTAACCAAGCAGATGAAGCAACTTTTAATACAGAGGCCTATTTAAACGGACAATATGAAGAAGAAGTTAGACAACTTTTAACCGACTTAAATCCAACAAATGCAACAGGTCCAAAGAAAAAAGATTTAGGAAAGCGTATCGTACGTATGGAAGATGGAATACTATTACCACGTTACAGACTACCAACTGAAGCTGAATGGGAATTTGCATACTATGGATTGATAGGTAACTTAAGAGGAGATGGTTCTGAAGTAATTTCTGATAGAAGATATTATCCTTGGGATGGACACTATGTTCGTCAAGACCTAAAAGCTTTCCAAGGAAAAATCAGAGCTAACTTTGTTCGTGGACGAGGTGACTACATGGGAGTAGCTGGAGCGCTTAACGATGGTGGTGATGTAACCGTACCTGTAGATTCTTATTGGCCTAATGACAATGGTTTATATAATATGGCAGGTAACGTTGCTGAATGGGTACTAGATGTATATCGTCCACTTTCATCTGAAGATTTTGATGAATTTAGACCTTTCCGTGGAAATGTATTCCAAACGAAAGTTCTAAATAACGAAGGTGCTGTAGATTTCAAAAATTTCCAAGTGGAATATGACGTACACGGCATGAAAGAATATTTAAATGCATTTGAACGTGTGAGATACCAACGTGTTTCTGCTGACAAACATGATCCTAATGATACTGTAATTTCAAGAGGTATCATGAAGCATAATGAATCTGCTAATCCAGTAGCAGAGGGGTATTCTCCTGATCCATACTTCGTATCACACAACTTTGTGAAAGACTCTATGGAATTAGATATTATTGCTAAAATCAACAAAGTATTAGATAAAGCAATCGAATTCAAAAATGATAAATTCAATACTGAGGCATCTATGTACATTCAAGAACAACTTTATGATGGAATTTTTGCAGATGAAATCAGAGTAGGTCCTATGGGTGAAGAGTATGCTTTCGAAATTATATCAATGATTCGTGATGGGTTCAATGATTATATTATCAACACGCCAGGTAAATTGAAATATAGAGATGTTGTAGAAGAAGAAAATATCGGACGTCTAAACTATAGAAGAGCTGATTATATTGACTATGTAGATGGTGATATCGAGTCTTCTATTTACTACGATGATACTCAACGTAAAAATGATATTAACCAAGACAGAAGAGACCCAGACTTGATTATGTATCAAAGTCAATTTGAAGAATATGATTTAAAAGGAGGGCAACTTAAACCTGGTGGAAATGATAGAACAGCATGGCCAACTACTTTGGTTTCAAATAAATCAAGAGTATTCAAAGGAGGTTCATGGAGAGATAGAGCATATTGGATTGTAGGTGGTAATAGAAGATTCTTAGATGAAGATAAATCTACCGACTACATTGGATTCCGTTGTGCAATGGATAGAGTAGGTAGCCCTGTTGGTATCAATGCTAAAAACAAGAAAGATAAAAAGAGAGGATATTAA
- a CDS encoding tetratricopeptide repeat protein, producing MYINSEHKKGSELMDEFKFEEAIVAFNKALETNPKHPDILSLRGVTYLHLNQKKNCLTDLELALSLEDDNAYRYTSLAYAKDFFGDLDSAIELYEQAVKIDPEDAIAYNNLGLLLEKKGYATQAKKNFDDADKLILHQDGVKEKIEDLSNQENTLPKPNKNKINTNAPTGEQVQPKKLKTEKVPTASQISKDLFTKKSTFKEFIGFIRNGFRLKEDK from the coding sequence ATGTATATTAATTCTGAACATAAAAAAGGAAGTGAACTCATGGATGAGTTTAAATTTGAAGAAGCTATTGTTGCTTTTAACAAAGCATTAGAAACAAATCCAAAACATCCGGATATATTATCACTCAGAGGTGTTACCTATTTACATCTTAATCAAAAGAAAAACTGTTTAACAGACTTAGAATTAGCATTGTCATTAGAAGATGATAACGCTTACAGATACACATCATTGGCCTATGCTAAAGATTTCTTCGGTGATTTAGATAGCGCCATAGAATTATATGAACAGGCTGTAAAAATAGATCCAGAAGATGCCATTGCATATAATAACTTAGGACTTCTTCTAGAGAAGAAAGGATATGCTACTCAAGCAAAAAAGAATTTTGATGATGCTGATAAACTCATTTTACATCAAGATGGTGTAAAAGAAAAAATAGAAGATTTATCCAATCAAGAAAATACATTACCAAAACCTAACAAAAATAAGATCAATACCAATGCACCTACTGGAGAGCAAGTACAACCCAAAAAATTAAAAACAGAGAAAGTACCGACTGCATCCCAGATATCTAAAGATTTATTTACTAAAAAAAGTACATTCAAAGAATTTATTGGGTTTATAAGAAATGGATTTAGGCTAAAAGAAGATAAATAG